Proteins co-encoded in one Brassica oleracea var. oleracea cultivar TO1000 chromosome C4, BOL, whole genome shotgun sequence genomic window:
- the LOC106342552 gene encoding scarecrow-like protein 33, with protein MGSYSAGFPGSFDNFDFNFGDGFYLDDQPLLEIPSPFPPPPPAPPHPDPYSHAADAESDFSDSVLKYISQVLMEEDMEEKPCMFHDALSLQAAEKSLYEALGQKYPDHSERLAHSPDGSSPGYASSTTSSDWSFDCLENNRPSWLHSPISNNFVFQSTRSNPKPSGGSNVALKSSFNNDLVSNMFNDSELAFQFKRGKEEASKFLPKSSQLVIDLESYIPANDPKEHPSVLPYRRTGKKKHWREDEHLVSEERSKKQSAVYVDEAELSEMFDKILLFGRPKEQPLCILNDNFIKETAKDSSSSYKSDATQQKHAASGNSYAKETPDLRTLLVSCAQAVSSNDRKMAEDLLRQVRQHSSSHGDGTERLAHYLADSLEARLAGTGTQIYTALSSKKTSASDMLKAYQTYISVCPFKKTAIIFANHSIMHLAPTDAKTIHIIDFGISYGFQWPPLIHRLAWRRGGSCKLRITGIELPQRGFRPAEGVNETGERLARYCQRYNVPFEYNGIAQKWETIKLEDLKLREGEFVAVNSLFRFRNLLDETVAVHSPRDAVLKLIKKIKPDVFIPAVLSGCYNAPFFVTRFREVLFHYSSLFDMCDTSLPRGDPMRIMFEKEFYGREIMNVVACEGSERVERPESYKQWQARAMRAGFRQLTLEKELVQKLKLMVESGYRSKEFDVDQDGNWLLQGWKGRIVYASCTLVPT; from the coding sequence ATGGGTTCTTATTCTGCTGGGTTCCCTGGATCATTTGACAACTTTGATTTCAATTTTGGAGACGGCTTCTATCTGGATGATCAACCTTTATTAGAAATCCCATCTCCCTTTCCTCCTCCTCCTCCAGCTCCTCCTCATCCGGATCCATATTCACATGCTGCTGATGCTGAATCTGATTTCTCTGATTCTGTTCTGAAATACATAAGCCAAGTGCTTATGGAAGAAGACATGGAGGAGAAGCCTTGTATGTTTCACGATGCTTTGTCTCTTCAAGCAGCTGAGAAATCTCTCTATGAAGCTCTCGGCCAGAAGTACCCTGATCATTCTGAGCGGTTGGCTCATAGTCCTGACGGTTCTTCTCCTGGTTATGCCTCAAGCACCACTTCATCTGATTGGAGCTTTGATTGTCTGGAGAACAATAGACCTTCTTGGTTGCACTCACCCATCTCCAACAACTTTGTTTTCCAGTCTACTAGATCCAATCCCAAGCCTTCTGGTGGCAGTAACGTGGCTCTCAAGTCAAGTTTTAATAACGATTTGGTTTCTAATATGTTCAACGACAGCGAATTGGCGTTTCAGTTCAAGAGAGGTAAGGAGGAAGCTAGTAAGTTCCTTCCAAAGAGTTCTCAGTTAGTTATAGATTTGGAGAGTTACATCCCAGCAAATGATCCTAAGGAGCATCCCTCTGTACTCCCTTACAGAAGAACCGGTAAGAAAAAACACTGGCGTGAAGATGAACACTTGGTGTCTGAAGAAAGAAGTAAGAAGCAATCAGCTGTTTACGTCGATGAAGCCGAGCTATCTGAAATGTTTGATAAAATTCTGTTATTCGGCCGACCTAAGGAGCAACCTCTATGCATTCTTAACGATAATTTCATAAAGGAAACCGCCAAAGATTCATCATCAAGTTATAAAAGCGACGCAACGCAACAGAAGCATGCAGCTAGCGGCAACAGTTATGCGAAAGAGACACCTGATCTGAGGACACTTTTGGTTTCATGCGCACAAGCTGTGTCTAGTAATGATCGTAAAATGGCGGAAGATTTGTTGAGACAAGTAAGGCAGCATTCATCATCTCACGGCGACGGCACAGAGAGGCTAGCTCATTACCTCGCAGACAGCCTCGAAGCACGCTTGGCCGGGACAGGCACGCAGATCTACACCGCCTTGTCTTCCAAGAAAACATCTGCTTCCGACATGCTGAAAGCTTACCAGACGTACATATCCGTGTGCCCGTTCAAGAAAACAGCGATCATATTCGCTAACCACAGCATCATGCACTTGGCTCCTACCGATGCCAAAACCATCCACATCATCGACTTTGGGATCTCTTACGGATTCCAGTGGCCTCCTCTGATCCACCGCCTCGCGTGGAGACGCGGCGGGTCGTGTAAGCTTCGGATAACCGGTATAGAGCTGCCTCAACGCGGGTTTAGACCAGCCGAGGGAGTTAATGAGACGGGTGAACGGTTAGCTAGGTACTGCCAGCGGTACAATGTTCCGTTCGAGTACAACGGTATTGCGCAGAAGTGGGAAACAATCAAACTTGAGGACTTGAAGCTAAGAGAAGGCGAGTTTGTTGCTGTGAACTCTTTGTTCCGGTTTAGGAATCTGTTAGATGAGACGGTGGCGGTACACAGCCCGAGAGATGCGGTTCTGAAGCTGATCAAGAAGATCAAACCAGACGTCTTCATCCCCGCGGTCCTCAGCGGCTGCTACAACGCGCCTTTCTTTGTGACGAGGTTTAGAGAGGTTCTGTTTCATTACTCTTCTCTCTTCGACATGTGCGACACGAGCCTGCCTCGAGGAGATCCGATGAGGATTATGTTCGAGAAGGAGTTCTACGGGAGGGAGATCATGAACGTGGTGGCGTGCGAGGGGAGTGAGAGAGTGGAGAGGCCTGAGAGTTATAAGCAGTGGCAGGCGAGGGCGATGAGGGCTGGGTTTAGACAGCTTACGCTTGAGAAGGAGCTGGTTCAGAAACTGAAGTTGATGGTGGAAAGTGGATACAGAAGCAAAGAGTTTGATGTTGATCAAGATGGCAACTGGTTGCTTCAAGGCTGGAAAGGCAGGATTGTGTATGCTTCGTGTACTCTGGTTCCTACGTAA
- the LOC106338204 gene encoding LOW QUALITY PROTEIN: uncharacterized protein LOC106338204 (The sequence of the model RefSeq protein was modified relative to this genomic sequence to represent the inferred CDS: deleted 1 base in 1 codon; substituted 1 base at 1 genomic stop codon), which translates to MEKYFKKVPPPESDAKADDLPSNLGERKDKRKSPPIDNTDIEDLPSDPGERKDIMEYLSHQRDEVRRKYLTKGPCQPYGHTFKQILKSGSLRRFNPAWFDQYGSWLEYSISKERAFCLYCYLFKDEIRMQGGSDAFVKEGFNSWNKPDRLRTHMGKPPNSFHIIAAQKCEDLMNQNQSIVHALFKQDDKVKNEYRIRLTASIDASRFLLRQGLSFRGHFEKEEAVNKGNFLQLLKYTGEQNETISKVILSNAPGNNQMVSPLIQKDIVHSFAEEVRQAILEEIGHDVFGLLVDESADVSHKEQMGVVFRFVDKRGAIKERFIGVVHVKETSSLALKSAIDDCXKHNAGMLIMEDDFVNPKNPRKRSNITNMHHYKVNCFCTVLDLQIQEFNDRFTEVTTDLLICMAALSPTDSFYAFDKEKLVRLAKLYPEDFTYGEILSLEQQLDIYIDNIRRDERFKSVENLGDLSCLMVKTQKHIAHPLVYRLLKLVLTLPVATASVERCFSAMKLVKTAARNRIGDQFLSDCMVCFVEKELLDSVSNEKVIERFQKMNERRVVL; encoded by the exons ATGGAGAAATATTTCAAAAAAGTACCTCCTCCGGAATCTGATGCCAAAGCTGATGATTTGCCATCTAACCTTGGTGAAAGGAAAGACAAAAGAAAATCTCCTCCAATAGATAATACCGATATTGAAGATTTGCCATCTGACCCTGGTGAAAGAAAAGATATAATGGAGTATCTTTCGCATCAAAGAGACGAGGTTAGACGCAAATATCTAACTAAAGGTCCATGTCAACCTTATGGTCATACATTTAAACAAATATTGAAAAGTGGTTCATTAAGACGATTCAATCCAGCTTGGTTTGATCAATATGGTAGTTGGCTAGAGTATAGCATATCAAAAGAAAGGGCATTTTGTTTATATTGCTATCTATTTAAAGATGAGATACGGATGCAAGGTGGAAGTGATGCATTTGTGAAAGAAGGGTTTAATAGTTGGAATAAGCCAGATAGATTGCGTACTCATATGGGTAAACCGCCCAACAGTTTTCATATTATTGCTGCTCAGAAATGTGAGGATTTGATGAATCAAAATCAGTCTATAGTACATGCTTTGTTTAAGCAAGATGATAAGGTGAAAAATGAGTATCGCATTCGCTTAACTGCTTCGATTGATGCTTCCAGATTCTTGTTACGACAAGGATTATCTTTCCGTGGCCATTTCGAAAAAGAAGAAGCTGTGAATAAAGGAAACTTCTTGCAGCTTCTGAAATACACAGGAGAACAAAATGAAACCATAAGTAAGGTCATTCTGAGTAATGCTCCAGGAAATAATCAGATGGTTTCTCCATTAATTCAAAAGGATATTGTCCATTCATTTGCAGAAGAAGTACGACAAGCTATTTTAGAAGAAATTGGTCATGATGTGTTTGGCTTGCTGGTTGATGAGTCTGCAGATGTTTCTCATAAGGAGCAGATGGGCGTTGTTTTTCGATTTGTTGATAAAAGAGGAGCAATCAAAGAAAGATTTATTGGAGTTGTTCATGTAAAAGAAACGTCTTCTCTAGCTTTGAAATCTGCTATAGATGATT GTTAGAAACATAATGCTGGAATGCTCATCATGGAAGACGATTTTGTTAATCCAAAGAATCCAAGAAAGAGAAGCAACATAACCAATATGCATCATTATAAGGTCAATTGCTTTTGCACAGTTCTAGATTTACAGATTCAAGAGTTCAATGATCGTTTTACAGAGGTAACCACTGATCTACTTATTTGTATGGCTGCTTTAAGCCCGACTGATTCGTTTTATGCGTTTGACAAGGAGAAGCTGGTGAGATTAGCTAAGTTATATCCAGAAGATTTTACCTATGGTGAGATTTTATCTCTAGAGCAGCAACTTGATATCTACATTGATAATATACGTAGAGATGAAAGGTTTAAGAGTGTGGAGAATCTTGGAGATCTTTCTTGTTTGATGGTGAAAACTCAAAAGCATATTGCACATCCTTTGGTCTACAGGCTTTTAAAGTTAGTTCTAACTTTGCCGGTTGCCACCGCAAGTGTTGAAAGATGTTTTTCAGCTATGAAATTAGTGAAAACAGCTGCACGTAACCGAATTGGAGATCAGTTTCTAAGTGATTGTATGGTCTGCTTTGTTGAAAAAGAGTTGCTTGACTCTGTTTCAAATGAGAAAGTGATAGAAAGGTTTCAAAAGATGAATGAGCGTAGAGTTGTTTTGTAA